In one Asterias amurensis chromosome 9, ASM3211899v1 genomic region, the following are encoded:
- the LOC139941925 gene encoding uncharacterized protein, which yields MMTEPVPTIIWAVPRSRSNALTKSLSGIPNSKIFHELYTNAFYFGPDSRVSPASNLSSEATSEVDKKINEGGCVFPTSVTSYDWVKNTLARDYPGKSVISKEISFCLDYKYDSLPKGYRHIFLIRHPRDVFLSWKRMDYEISQAQSNQAPVPFKDYQFDNAETISYTTVFKQSYDLYQYLKKNHLDENPVIIDGDDLMNDPAGMLAALCDKLGLPYSDHLLTWDKGISDTWTISDKFKHSIETIPTLEGLRESTGFKRRSPDKGASSGDVDITADIQRCIDPNTPFYLKMYEQRLKVDHS from the coding sequence ATGATGACTGAGCCAGTACCGACAATTATCTGGGCTGTCCCTAGATCACGCTCCAACGCCCTCACGAAGAGCCTGAGTGGGATCCCAAACTCTAAAATCTTTCATGAATTGTACACCAATGCTTTCTATTTTGGACCAGACTCACGCGTCAGTCCGGCGTCAAACCTGTCCTCAGAAGCCACTTCTGAAGTggacaaaaaaattaatgaaggAGGCTGCGTATTCCCGACCTCAGTCACCTCATACGACTGGGTTAAAAACACCTTGGCTAGAGACTATCCCGGAAAAAGTGTTATCTCCAAAGAGATAAGTTTTTGTTTGGATTATAAGTATGACAGTCTTCCCAAGGGTTACCGTCACATCTTCCTGATCAGACATCCACGAGACGTCTTTCTGTCTTGGAAGAGAATGGATTACGAGATCTCCCAAGCACAGTCAAACCAAGCACCAGTGCCCTTCAAAGATTATCAATTCGACAACGCAGAAACAATATCATACACAACAGTCTTCAAGCAATCTTACGACTTGTACCAGTACCTTAAGAAGAATCATTTGGATGAAAACCCCGTTATCATTGATGGGGACGACCTGATGAATGACCCAGCAGGGATGCTGGCAGCTTTATGCGATAAACTGGGTCTTCCTTATTCTGATCATCTGCTCACTTGGGACAAAGGTATCAGTGATACGTGGACGATAAGCGATAAATTTAAGCACTCTATTGAAACCATTCCAACCCTTGAGGGCTTACGTGAAAGCACAGGCTTCAAGAGGCGCTCACCAGACAAGGGAGCAAGTTCTGGTGATGTCGACATCACTGCAGATATCCAGCGCTGCATTGATCCCAACACGCCATTTTATCTGAAGATGTATGAGCAACGTCTAAAGGTTGATCATTCTTGA